A genomic stretch from Etheostoma cragini isolate CJK2018 chromosome 8, CSU_Ecrag_1.0, whole genome shotgun sequence includes:
- the LOC117949035 gene encoding ceramide kinase-like, with protein sequence MERPGRLLLLSELRVRNAAYDVSLSRSLLTWKRRTSSSVHHPFRPRFCVPLFPRHRPDPGVGHAVSVSEIISVREEEEENSSRRRDDGSWKKIKERAGKDRGPAFTVLYVERSRHHRWRCTEVTFTCPEEALCQHWVSSIREQLAAIASRPKHLLVYINPYSGKRRGKRIYERKVAPLFAQAGVSAHVIVTERANYARDHLKTGAELQKFDGVVCVGGDGMFSEIIHGLIWRTQIDGGVDPNCPEEELIPCTLRIGIIPAGSTDCICFATVGTNDPVTSALHIIVGDSQPMDVCSVHHNNTFLQYSVSLLGYGFYGDVLTDSERKRWMGPARYDLSGVKMFLTHHYYEGTVSYLPAKGIMGTPRDAARCRSGCVVCQHNRQLLPEKAGRYEVDEASGSGEPNKSSSGFDLAFVEVHRVRRFRFTPRHCQSDSDLDLRENGKHQIFSQICRDHPACGCAPAYSSWNCDGEILNHTAIDVRVHCQFIQLFARGIEEPKVFEELPNPCAI encoded by the exons GGTTTTGCGTCCCATTGTTCCCGCGTCATCGACCAGACCCAG gtgtgggCCACGCCGTGTCGGTGTCGGAGATCATCTCTgtcagagaagaggaggaggagaacagCAGCAGACGAAGAGACGATGGCagctggaaaaaaatcaaagagagAGCAGGAAAGGACCGCGGGCCGGCCTTCACTG tgttgtaCGTGGAGAGGAGTCGGCACCACCGCTGGCGGTGTACTGAGGTCACCTTCACGTGTCCAGAGGAGGCGCTGTGTCAACACTGGGTCAGCAGCATCAGAGAGCAGCTCGCAGCTATCG CCAGCAGACCCAAACACCTGCTGGTCTACATCAACCCGTACAGCGGGAAGCGTCGGGGGAAACGCATCTACGAGCGAAAGGTCGCCCCGCTGTTCGCCCAGGCGGGCGTCTCCGCGCACGTCATCG TGACGGAGCGCGCTAATTATGCAAGGGACCACTTGAAGACGGGGGCGGAGCTGCAGAAGTTTGACGG GGTGGTGTGTGTCGGAGGGGACGGCATGTTCAGCGAGATCATCCACGGGCTGATCTGGAGGACGCAGATCGACGGCGGCGTGGATCCAAACTGTCCGGAAGAAGAACTGATCCCCTGCACGCTTCGCATTGGAATCATTCCTGCAG gttcAACCGACTGCATCTGCTTCGCCACTGTGGGCACCAACGACCCCGTAACCTCTGCCCTGCACATCATCGTGG gagacTCTCAGCCGATGGACGTGTGCTCGGTCCACCACAACAACACCTTCCTGCAGTACTCCGTCTCCCTGCTGGGATACGGTTTCTACGGCGACGTGCTCACTGACAGCGAGAGGAAGCGATGGATGGGACCGGCCAGATACGACCTCTCGG GTGTGAAGATGTTCCTGACTCATCATTACTATGAAGGAACGGTGTCCTACCTGCCGGCCAAAGGCATCATGGGAACGCCGCGGGACGCCGCCCGGTGTCGATCTGG CTGTGTGGTTTGTCAGCACAACAGGCAGCTGCTTCCAGAGAAAGCCGGGAGGTACGAGGTGGATGAAGCGTCAGGCAGCGGTGAGCCCAACAAATCCTCATCCGGA TTCGACCTGGCGTTTGTTGAGGTCCACCGGGTGCGGCGTTTCCGCTTCACGCCGCGTCACTGCCAGAGCGACTCAGACCTGGACCTGCGGGAGAACGGCAAGCACCAGATCTTCAGCCAGATCTGCCGAGACCACCCGGCCTGCGGCTGCGCCCCCGCCTACAGCAGCTGGAACTGCGACGGCGAGATCCTGAACCACACGGCCATCGACGTCCG AGTGCACTGCCAGTTCATCCAGCTGTTTGCACGAGGGATCGAGGAACCTAAGGTGTTTGAGGAGCTCCCCAACCCCTGTGCAATATAG